In a genomic window of Syntrophales bacterium:
- a CDS encoding KamA family radical SAM protein, with translation MKKLLTLSRKELVARLWAADPNIHRMLRDSKHVEEARHLLFDYFNALDRSMFNMKPGTFFSNMNIIEKRNAKECIRVFANTIRTENEHITGTSPLTLLCNLAQEKEGAVDAVTEAFLCEYLALFLGITGKYGKHTKDRDIFRMADGREAALIRSAQLDEYGAFIRKFLKRYRTGRDKALVKERAKLRDDILRHFGASEADWGNYLWHLKHVIRDLETLRALVTLQADEIEGIEAAKEAGIPFEITPYYLSLFHKEGRVDHDRQIRAQVIPSARYCRGVVDSARSGVDLDFMGEKSTSPIDGITRRYPEIVILKPYNSCPQICVYCQRNWEIKAMDQREVQMSRAKVREALGWIRETESITEVLVTGGDPLTLRNEYLDWLLGEIATIEHVERIRIGTRIPVTLPFRINDGLLEIFRRYHQWGKRELAIVTHFEHPTEMTEDSLSAVGKIKALGMNVYNQQVFTYYNSRRFETCLLRKVLKLSGIDPYYTFSTKGKEETVDFRVPIARIEQERREEARLLPGLVRTDEPVFNLPRLGKSNLRAWQDHEVIMILPNGHRMYRFYSWEVRLVTAFDYIYTDVPIYEYLQRLARDGENVNDYATIWYHF, from the coding sequence ATGAAAAAACTGCTGACTCTGTCCAGGAAGGAACTGGTGGCCAGGCTCTGGGCCGCCGACCCGAACATCCACCGGATGCTTCGCGACTCCAAGCACGTCGAAGAGGCCAGGCATCTCCTCTTCGACTACTTCAACGCCCTCGACCGCTCGATGTTCAACATGAAGCCGGGGACGTTCTTCTCGAACATGAACATCATCGAGAAGAGAAACGCCAAGGAGTGCATCCGGGTCTTCGCCAACACGATCCGCACGGAGAACGAGCACATCACGGGAACATCGCCGCTGACCCTCCTGTGCAACCTGGCCCAGGAAAAGGAAGGGGCGGTCGACGCGGTCACGGAGGCCTTTCTTTGCGAATACCTGGCCCTCTTTCTCGGGATCACCGGCAAGTACGGCAAACACACCAAAGACCGCGACATCTTCCGGATGGCCGACGGCCGGGAGGCCGCCCTCATCCGCTCCGCCCAGCTGGACGAGTACGGGGCCTTCATCCGGAAATTCCTGAAACGCTACCGGACCGGCCGGGACAAGGCCCTGGTGAAGGAGCGGGCGAAGCTCCGGGACGACATCCTCCGCCACTTCGGGGCTTCCGAGGCGGACTGGGGAAACTATCTCTGGCACCTCAAGCACGTGATCCGGGACCTGGAAACCCTTCGCGCGCTGGTCACCCTCCAGGCCGACGAGATCGAGGGGATCGAGGCGGCGAAGGAAGCCGGCATCCCCTTCGAGATCACGCCCTATTACCTGTCCCTGTTCCACAAGGAGGGCCGCGTCGACCACGACCGCCAGATCCGCGCCCAGGTCATCCCCAGCGCCCGCTACTGCAGGGGTGTCGTCGATAGCGCCCGGTCCGGGGTGGACCTGGACTTCATGGGAGAGAAGTCCACGAGCCCCATCGACGGCATCACCCGGCGCTATCCCGAGATCGTCATACTCAAGCCCTACAACTCATGTCCCCAGATCTGCGTCTACTGCCAGCGGAACTGGGAGATCAAGGCCATGGACCAGCGGGAGGTCCAGATGAGCCGGGCCAAGGTCCGGGAGGCCCTGGGGTGGATCCGGGAAACCGAGTCCATCACGGAGGTTCTCGTGACCGGCGGGGATCCGTTGACCCTGCGGAACGAATACCTCGACTGGCTTCTGGGAGAGATCGCCACCATCGAGCACGTGGAGCGGATCCGCATCGGGACCCGGATTCCCGTCACCCTGCCGTTCCGGATCAACGACGGGCTCCTGGAGATTTTCCGCCGGTACCACCAGTGGGGAAAGCGGGAGCTGGCCATCGTGACGCACTTCGAGCACCCGACGGAAATGACGGAGGACTCCCTGTCGGCCGTGGGGAAAATCAAGGCCCTGGGCATGAACGTCTACAACCAGCAGGTCTTCACCTATTACAACAGCCGCCGGTTCGAGACCTGCCTGCTCCGGAAGGTCCTGAAACTCTCCGGGATCGACCCCTACTACACCTTCAGCACCAAGGGGAAGGAAGAGACCGTCGATTTTCGGGTCCCCATCGCCCGCATCGAGCAGGAGCGGCGGGAAGAGGCACGCCTGCTGCCGGGGCTGGTCCGCACCGACGAGCCGGTCTTCAACCTGCCCCGCCTGGGCAAGTCGAACCTGAGGGCCTGGCAGGATCACGAGGTCATCATGATCCTGCCCAACGGCCACCGGATGTACCGGTTCTACTCCTGGGAGGTGCGCCTGGTCACGGCCTTCGACTACATCTATACGGACGTGCCCATTTACGAGTATCTCCAGCGCCTGGCCCGGGACGGGGAGAACGTGAACGACTACGCGACGATCTGGTATCATTTCTGA